The nucleotide sequence AAATCCCCCAAGATCAAGCTTCGCGAAAATTGAGTCATTACTTTGTTTGATAAGAAAAGTTCTTGATTGCTTACCCAACTTCTTTAACTGCTCAAACTCGCCCTTGCTGACATTACATTTTTCATAACTCGGATACTCGGCGTCTGGATTAGGTAAATAAATCTTCGTTGCTGTTTGTTGTACAATTGCGGGGAAAATTTCACAATTTATCGCGTCTTCTGGTGACTGTGAGGACAAAAACATAAACTCATTCTTCAAGCGCCCAGCTTTTAATATATTTTTCATGATGCTCTGTGTTAGAGGAAAGTTTGCTGGCATCCAAAACTCCTCAACAATCGACATCATCAGACGTCCTTCTTTTTGCATAAGGGATTTCAGATAAAACAAAACAGCAAGCACAGGCTCACAAGCAGGGTGACCACTTTTGTTACTCGTCGTGTCCAACAAGACAGTAGTATCGAAACCAATACGATCCATTGCAGCTGGATTAAAGCGATTTACTGGTGAATCTAATGCCCATGCAAGAGTACCTTTACCAGCATGAGTCCATTTACTTAAGCGCATTTTAAAATCGCCTTCAGGGATGGACTGAAGCAAATTAGACAATCGTCTATCTGCATGCCTAAGTCGAAAAACTGTGTCGATGGCAGTTTTAGCCAACTTGTCATCCAATGGTGATACTTCGCCCGTCTTATCAGCACCCAAGCGGCATACAAGACGATGAAGAAAGGCTCTTAACGAAGGGGTATCTTCAAGTTGGAAAGGGTTTAGACCTGTGTCTGTTCCTTCTTTGAAGGCAAAATATTGTCCACCGTATGCACGAATGAATAGCTCTGTACTTCGATTGTAATCAATGCAAAATAACTGAGGGTTCCAACGCGTGTAATACGCTGTTAGAAATCCCTCTAACGTTGTTTTACCTGTACCAGACGCGCCGAGGCACATCGTATGACCTGCATACTTTTCACCTGTCACATCCTTTCCAATCTCTGAAGCATGAGAATTAAAATAATAAAGGCTATCGCCCACAGTCTTCAACGGCACAACCGCACTGCCATCACCTATAGGGTTTCCCTTTTTTTTACCACTCGGATAGTTATGTAAACTAAAAGTGTGACTTAAATTAGTAGTCGTCTTCGGTTGGCTCAGCGCCCTTTCTTTTGATGCTGGCATCACCGATAAAAACGCATTGACATTATTAAGCGTAGACTTCTTGAAACTTGTCCCCCTAATAAGGAAATTATTTTTTACCTCTCCGGCCTCTTCTAAGATAGTGTGTTTGCTGTCACTAATAACAACTAGAGAGCAATGATAGTCACCAAAATATAGTTTCCCGTTTGCTACTCCTGCCTCAGCAATATCAATCGTTTCTAAATCTTCATTAGTAAAGCTACTAGACGATCTTAGCTCGTTTCTTTTTTGCTTAGTGCTCCGAGCAAACGCCAACGGACTTTTACCTATGAATGACTGAGTCAATACTAGTTCTTGTGGTTGATTTAATAG is from Thaumasiovibrio subtropicus and encodes:
- a CDS encoding conjugal transfer protein TraE; this encodes MSKDKSRNSGSSGDKSLADLIPDYGLSLSKNCVSIGRDKLMAVVKLSGVSFENKSLSVLESENEVIKSFLEQLLKQFQDKIGIWTHLIKTKAKFCEEYHFDNDFVSRLNEKYMKSFVGKSFFEVGYYISFIIKTSDIEEGIEKIEDIVSQSVSVLNTFGASAVSIEQDGLIMRNYPLEFLQVLLSGNQSEVIPLYRRKAKEVICNTDVHFGYDMFEYRTNNSNESRFGVAFDLDAYPDESYYGMWDFLLNQPQELVLTQSFIGKSPLAFARSTKQKRNELRSSSSFTNEDLETIDIAEAGVANGKLYFGDYHCSLVVISDSKHTILEEAGEVKNNFLIRGTSFKKSTLNNVNAFLSVMPASKERALSQPKTTTNLSHTFSLHNYPSGKKKGNPIGDGSAVVPLKTVGDSLYYFNSHASEIGKDVTGEKYAGHTMCLGASGTGKTTLEGFLTAYYTRWNPQLFCIDYNRSTELFIRAYGGQYFAFKEGTDTGLNPFQLEDTPSLRAFLHRLVCRLGADKTGEVSPLDDKLAKTAIDTVFRLRHADRRLSNLLQSIPEGDFKMRLSKWTHAGKGTLAWALDSPVNRFNPAAMDRIGFDTTVLLDTTSNKSGHPACEPVLAVLFYLKSLMQKEGRLMMSIVEEFWMPANFPLTQSIMKNILKAGRLKNEFMFLSSQSPEDAINCEIFPAIVQQTATKIYLPNPDAEYPSYEKCNVSKGEFEQLKKLGKQSRTFLIKQSNDSIFAKLDLGGFDEFLPIISGDDHVISLCESVRQEVGDNPDRWIPELIYRLNSKEAV